A genomic region of Nitrospinota bacterium contains the following coding sequences:
- a CDS encoding PfkB family carbohydrate kinase: MFFSDSRRPLIFGEVLFDKFSDGKSVLGGAPFNVAWNLKGFGLDPLFVSSVGRDREGDQIITQMESWGLEVTGLFRDSEYPTGEVKVEMSGDGHTFDILPEQAYDFIDPGFLEERFGKRKFSLLYHGSLITRSPVSRSSLQMLYSSREIPRFIDVNLREPWFDTEEVCKTIVGATWVKLNNEELETLSGSSLTSRGTLLEVAEKFREKSGIENLIVTMGEEGAVSSSSSGLVFHKANKVEKVEDTVGAGDAFSSVIILGISNRWTIERSMERAIAFASEICGIRGATSKDRSLYDRFLADWGKQDA, encoded by the coding sequence TTGTTTTTTTCAGACTCCAGACGTCCCCTTATTTTCGGTGAAGTTCTTTTTGACAAGTTTTCCGATGGAAAGAGCGTTCTTGGCGGCGCGCCGTTCAACGTGGCATGGAACCTCAAGGGATTCGGCTTGGATCCTCTTTTTGTAAGTTCTGTCGGGCGCGACAGGGAGGGTGATCAGATAATTACCCAGATGGAGAGTTGGGGTCTTGAGGTTACCGGCCTGTTCAGGGATTCGGAATACCCAACCGGCGAGGTAAAGGTGGAGATGTCAGGCGACGGTCATACCTTCGATATACTTCCCGAACAGGCTTACGATTTTATCGATCCCGGTTTTCTGGAGGAGAGGTTTGGCAAGCGGAAATTCTCACTTCTATACCATGGAAGCCTCATTACCCGTTCGCCCGTTTCAAGATCTTCGCTTCAAATGCTTTATTCATCGCGTGAGATCCCAAGGTTCATAGATGTGAATCTTCGCGAGCCGTGGTTTGATACGGAAGAGGTGTGCAAGACAATAGTCGGCGCCACATGGGTGAAGCTGAACAACGAGGAGCTTGAAACGCTTTCGGGATCTAGTTTGACGTCGAGGGGAACCTTGCTGGAGGTTGCTGAAAAATTCAGGGAAAAATCAGGGATTGAAAACCTGATAGTAACCATGGGGGAAGAGGGGGCGGTATCGTCTTCCAGTAGCGGTCTTGTTTTCCACAAAGCAAATAAGGTTGAAAAGGTTGAAGACACCGTCGGTGCTGGTGACGCGTTCAGCTCTGTCATCATTCTGGGGATTTCGAACAGATGGACTATTGAGAGATCCATGGAGAGAGCGATAGCCTTCGCGTCCGAGATATGCGGAATAAGGGGGGCTACGAGCAAGGACCGTTCGCTTTATGACAGGTTTCTAGCCGATTGGGGTAAACAGGATGCGTAA
- a CDS encoding cation:proton antiporter: protein MHNTVAILASISTAAIVCQWIAWRVRLPAILFLLLTGIIAGPIAGLFDPQEVFGHILLPFVSLSVAVILFEGSLSLKFEEIAGLQKVVRNLVTTGVLTTWFITAIGVYYILDFSVEIALLFGAITVVTGPTVITPMLRTIRPKENLANILRWEGIVIDPIGALLVVLVYEFIISSTGAQAVTHTILTFGKIIIIGLVLGLAAGQGLGMAIRDHWLPEFLHNVGVLSIVFAMYALSDVLQPESGLMTVTIMGIRLANMKKVPLEGIADFKESLSVFLISMLFIILAADLEFEKLRLLGPGAFLVFLLIQFIARPVKIAVATFGSGLTWREKALLGWIAPRGIVAAAVSALFAIRLQEAGYAEAESIVPLTFAVIIGTVALQSSTAGYLAKLLGVAEPIPKGYLIIGANPVARMVAKIITKNDYRALLADTNWENIKEARMEGFQTYFGNPISDHAERYLNLVGIGKMLALSPNPDLNIIASIHFRHEFGRKKVFSLLVTPEKDSTDKHLVSSDLRGYVIFGSNVTYAKLASLIAKDAEVKSTKLTESFTYGDYIEQYGARAITLFALTPKGKLEIFVEGYKMKPADGWTIISLIEPEPESAQNISKPQKNTSPKPLPG, encoded by the coding sequence TTGCACAACACGGTAGCCATATTAGCCTCAATCAGCACGGCAGCAATTGTTTGCCAGTGGATCGCGTGGCGCGTGAGACTCCCGGCAATACTCTTTCTCCTTTTAACAGGGATCATTGCCGGACCGATAGCCGGGCTTTTTGATCCCCAGGAAGTTTTTGGACATATCCTCCTCCCTTTCGTATCTCTTTCCGTGGCAGTAATCCTGTTTGAAGGGAGCCTGTCACTGAAGTTCGAGGAGATAGCAGGCCTTCAAAAAGTCGTCAGAAACCTCGTTACCACCGGAGTTCTCACGACCTGGTTCATTACTGCCATCGGGGTCTATTACATCCTCGACTTTTCCGTGGAGATAGCCCTGCTGTTCGGAGCCATTACGGTTGTCACCGGCCCGACGGTAATTACGCCGATGCTTAGAACCATTCGTCCCAAGGAGAACCTTGCGAATATCCTCAGATGGGAAGGGATCGTGATAGATCCGATAGGCGCTCTTCTTGTGGTTCTTGTATACGAATTCATCATTTCAAGCACCGGCGCACAGGCTGTCACTCATACCATCCTCACTTTCGGGAAGATCATTATCATCGGCCTTGTGCTCGGTCTCGCCGCCGGGCAAGGGCTTGGCATGGCGATTAGGGATCACTGGCTGCCTGAGTTCCTTCATAACGTAGGTGTGCTTTCTATAGTGTTCGCGATGTACGCGCTTTCTGACGTACTTCAGCCCGAATCCGGCCTTATGACGGTGACAATAATGGGGATACGCCTTGCCAACATGAAGAAGGTCCCTCTGGAAGGGATCGCTGATTTCAAGGAAAGCCTCAGCGTTTTCCTGATATCGATGCTGTTCATAATCCTCGCTGCCGATCTTGAGTTCGAAAAACTCCGCCTCCTGGGACCTGGCGCTTTTCTTGTGTTCCTCCTTATCCAGTTCATTGCGCGGCCCGTAAAAATAGCCGTTGCGACTTTCGGTTCCGGACTGACCTGGCGGGAAAAGGCTCTGCTGGGATGGATAGCCCCGCGCGGAATCGTGGCGGCTGCCGTTTCGGCGCTTTTCGCGATACGTCTTCAGGAAGCCGGTTACGCCGAGGCTGAATCGATAGTCCCCCTTACATTCGCGGTCATAATCGGTACCGTTGCCCTGCAAAGCTCCACTGCCGGATATCTCGCAAAACTTCTTGGTGTAGCCGAGCCGATACCGAAAGGGTATCTGATAATAGGGGCCAATCCTGTAGCGCGAATGGTGGCAAAAATAATTACAAAGAACGATTACCGGGCGCTCCTTGCAGATACAAACTGGGAGAATATCAAGGAAGCGCGCATGGAGGGATTTCAGACATATTTCGGAAACCCGATATCAGATCACGCCGAACGTTATCTGAACCTTGTTGGAATAGGAAAGATGCTTGCACTCTCGCCAAATCCGGACCTGAACATAATCGCCTCAATACATTTCAGGCATGAGTTCGGGCGTAAAAAAGTTTTCAGCCTCCTGGTCACCCCTGAAAAGGATTCGACGGATAAGCATTTGGTCTCTTCAGATCTGAGAGGATACGTTATTTTCGGTAGCAACGTTACATATGCCAAACTGGCGAGCCTTATAGCGAAGGACGCCGAAGTAAAAAGCACCAAACTGACTGAATCTTTCACATACGGTGATTACATCGAACAGTATGGCGCAAGGGCTATAACGCTTTTCGCGCTCACCCCCAAAGGAAAACTCGAGATATTTGTCGAGGGATACAAAATGAAACCTGCTGATGGGTGGACAATAATAAGCCTTATCGAACCGGAGCCGGAGTCAGCCCAGAATATCTCGAAGCCCCAAAAAAATACATCTCCGAAACCGCTCCCAGGTTGA
- a CDS encoding sucrose synthase has product MLERHRKSIYALLKGYMSLGKKFLLKSEISDLFKSFIAEEENSALAGTRMPIIISQIQEAALSSPWIYFALRSRVAKWQYLRIHEESVHVEEVSVSDYFMFKESLVNGHGSASDWVTEIDFGPFNRDLPRMHEQKSIGRGVEFMNRVLSSQLFQKIEKGGMELVDFLRVHQYKGMQLMINEKITDVVKMRQAIRAAENYLKGQPPDMKWDDVEQAMKGYGFEPGWGKTVTRMRDTMSLLTDILEAPDPKTLGEFLGRIPMIFRIAILSPHGYFSQGNVLGLPDTGGQVVYILDQVRALEKEMIKRLDEQGFEVDPEIVVVTRLIPESNGTTCDQPTESIVGTKNARIIRIPFRNRNGEVIRHWISRFEIWPYLERFAEEAEKGLVAEFLAKPDLIIGNYSDGNLVGYLLSKRFQVTQCNIAHALEKTKYLYSDLYWKDNDERFHFSCQFTADLIAMNSADFIITSTFQEIAGNAENVGQYESYQSFTMPGLYRVVNGINGYDPKFNIVSPGADAEIYFPFYETGRRLSAMSGELEELVFGDKPTEEIRGVFQQKEKPIIFSMARMDRIKNMTGLVEMYANSPRLRKHANLLIISGYVNPDRSSDADEKDQIGRMHDLMNRHNLDGEMRWCGVQLKKAVAGELYRHIADNKGVFVQPALFEAFGLTIIEAMASGLPTFATCYGGPMEIIEDNVSGFHIDPNHPEDAAETLASFFEECARDKEYWKRISDGGIDRVNRHYTWDLYAERIMTLSRIYGFWKYVTNLERGETSRYLEMCYGLQYRKLVEKMEN; this is encoded by the coding sequence ATGCTGGAAAGGCACAGGAAGAGCATTTACGCGCTTCTGAAGGGCTATATGTCACTTGGGAAAAAATTTCTCCTTAAATCGGAGATCTCGGATCTCTTTAAATCATTTATTGCGGAAGAAGAGAACAGCGCTCTTGCCGGCACCAGGATGCCGATTATCATTTCTCAGATTCAGGAGGCAGCGCTTAGTTCCCCATGGATATATTTCGCTCTCAGGTCGAGAGTGGCAAAGTGGCAATATCTCCGCATACACGAGGAATCCGTCCATGTTGAGGAGGTTTCCGTGTCGGACTATTTCATGTTCAAGGAATCGCTCGTCAACGGCCACGGGAGCGCGAGCGACTGGGTAACTGAAATTGATTTCGGTCCGTTCAACAGGGATCTCCCGCGCATGCATGAACAGAAATCAATCGGGCGCGGCGTGGAGTTCATGAACAGGGTCCTGTCCAGCCAGCTTTTCCAGAAGATCGAGAAAGGGGGCATGGAGCTTGTAGATTTCCTGCGGGTGCATCAGTACAAGGGGATGCAGTTGATGATCAACGAGAAGATCACCGACGTAGTGAAAATGCGTCAGGCGATCCGCGCGGCAGAAAACTACCTTAAAGGCCAGCCTCCTGATATGAAATGGGACGATGTTGAACAGGCGATGAAGGGTTATGGATTCGAACCGGGATGGGGTAAGACTGTTACGCGCATGCGGGATACCATGTCGCTCCTTACTGATATTCTCGAAGCGCCGGATCCCAAGACGCTTGGCGAATTTCTCGGAAGAATTCCGATGATCTTCCGCATCGCCATACTCTCCCCTCACGGCTATTTTTCTCAGGGGAACGTTCTCGGTCTGCCGGACACAGGGGGACAGGTCGTGTATATCCTCGACCAGGTGCGCGCGCTGGAGAAGGAGATGATAAAGAGGCTTGATGAACAGGGGTTTGAGGTTGATCCCGAAATAGTCGTTGTGACAAGGCTTATCCCGGAATCGAACGGTACGACCTGCGATCAGCCGACGGAGTCGATTGTCGGAACGAAAAACGCCAGAATAATCAGGATTCCTTTCAGGAACCGGAACGGTGAGGTGATACGCCACTGGATATCAAGGTTCGAGATATGGCCCTACCTCGAACGATTTGCAGAAGAGGCGGAGAAAGGATTGGTAGCCGAGTTCCTTGCAAAGCCCGATCTCATAATAGGAAATTACAGCGACGGGAACCTTGTCGGCTATTTGCTGTCAAAGCGGTTCCAGGTGACGCAGTGCAACATAGCCCACGCCCTTGAAAAGACGAAATACCTCTATTCGGATCTTTACTGGAAGGACAATGACGAAAGATTTCATTTCTCGTGCCAGTTTACAGCCGACCTTATAGCGATGAATTCCGCCGACTTCATTATCACCAGCACATTTCAGGAGATAGCCGGCAACGCGGAAAACGTAGGGCAGTATGAAAGCTATCAGTCGTTCACCATGCCGGGGCTTTACAGGGTGGTAAACGGCATTAACGGGTACGACCCGAAATTCAATATTGTCTCCCCCGGGGCCGACGCCGAAATATATTTTCCATTTTACGAAACCGGGAGAAGGCTTTCCGCCATGTCAGGGGAGCTTGAAGAGCTGGTTTTCGGCGATAAGCCGACAGAGGAGATAAGAGGGGTGTTTCAGCAAAAAGAGAAGCCGATAATATTTTCTATGGCGAGAATGGATCGGATAAAGAATATGACCGGGCTGGTAGAGATGTACGCAAACTCCCCTCGGCTGAGGAAGCACGCAAACCTTCTTATCATTTCTGGATATGTCAATCCCGACAGGTCGAGCGATGCCGACGAAAAGGATCAGATAGGGAGAATGCACGACCTTATGAACAGGCACAATCTGGACGGAGAGATGCGGTGGTGCGGGGTACAGCTGAAAAAGGCGGTTGCGGGAGAGCTGTACAGACATATCGCGGATAACAAGGGGGTTTTTGTACAGCCCGCGCTCTTCGAAGCATTTGGGTTAACGATCATTGAGGCGATGGCTTCGGGATTGCCGACATTCGCCACTTGCTACGGCGGCCCGATGGAGATCATCGAGGATAATGTTTCCGGGTTCCATATCGATCCGAATCACCCGGAAGATGCGGCTGAGACGCTCGCCTCCTTTTTCGAGGAGTGCGCGAGGGATAAGGAGTATTGGAAAAGGATATCCGACGGCGGGATCGACAGGGTCAACAGGCATTACACGTGGGATCTCTACGCTGAAAGGATAATGACACTTTCACGCATATACGGATTCTGGAAATATGTAACAAATCTTGAGAGGGGAGAGACCAGCCGATACCTGGAGATGTGTTACGGTTTGCAATACCGGAAACTCGTTGAAAAGATGGAAAATTGA
- a CDS encoding glycosyltransferase: MRKEKYYIVLVSMHGLVHGSHMELGRDSDTGGQIKYVVELAQALARHPDVDTVDLVTRKIIDSRVSPDYAVGYEKISPGFNIVRLPCGPNRYLRKEVLWPYMSNFADSIIEYLRNNRRMPDFIHGHYADAGYVCSYVSGLLGVPMAFTGHSLGKVKEQRLLEQGMKAESIEKNFNIKRRIEAEEISIENASFVVTSTRQEVEEQYRVYANYARKRMLVIPPGVDVSKYKTVSQVKDNDKTLERNIFKFFSDPKKPMILALSRPDAKKNILGLVTAFGETKGLRDRANLLLVLGTREDIRLMEKSQRVIFNDLLLLIDYYDLWGCVGIPKNHEPDDVQKIYRLAARTNGIFINPAITEPFGLTLLEAASSGLPVIATKNGGAKEIVATCKNGMLIDPFDTSDIGKAMMASLSDKKRRGRWVKAGLVNVKKHYSWDGHVEKYLRHVQRAINANERKVRIETTNSRRLITADRILVCDIDNTLVGDKPSLDRLLKMLNEEERKVIFGVATGRSLKLTMSVLKEWNIPVPNLLITSVGSEIYYGRRLVKDSGYERNIAYRWNPEVIREKMKNLPGIKPQGPKGQGHYKISYFMDPAKAPPISDLYMMLRKNNAHAKLVFSHGMYLDVLPLRASKGLAIRYLAVKWGLSVESILVAGDSGNDEDMLSGNTLGVVVGNHSPELEKLRGEPNIYFARGENAEGIIEAIDYYNFFGEKPGPSMEDIKSG; the protein is encoded by the coding sequence ATGCGTAAGGAAAAGTATTATATCGTTCTTGTGAGCATGCACGGCCTGGTGCATGGTTCGCATATGGAACTGGGGAGGGATTCGGACACAGGGGGACAGATAAAATATGTGGTGGAGCTGGCTCAGGCACTTGCGAGACATCCTGACGTAGATACCGTCGATCTTGTGACCAGGAAGATAATAGATAGCAGGGTGAGCCCGGATTACGCCGTCGGTTATGAAAAGATATCTCCGGGATTTAATATCGTACGGCTTCCATGCGGGCCGAACAGGTATCTCCGGAAAGAGGTTCTCTGGCCATACATGAGCAATTTTGCCGACAGTATCATCGAATATCTCCGCAATAACCGACGTATGCCAGATTTCATTCATGGGCATTACGCGGATGCGGGATACGTCTGTTCTTACGTGTCGGGACTTCTCGGTGTACCGATGGCGTTTACCGGTCACTCGCTTGGGAAGGTGAAGGAGCAGAGACTGCTTGAGCAGGGGATGAAAGCTGAGTCTATTGAAAAGAATTTTAATATCAAAAGAAGGATAGAAGCGGAGGAGATCTCGATCGAAAACGCTTCGTTCGTTGTCACCAGCACCAGACAGGAGGTGGAGGAGCAATACAGGGTCTACGCCAATTATGCACGCAAGAGGATGCTCGTTATCCCTCCGGGGGTTGACGTATCAAAATATAAAACGGTATCGCAGGTAAAGGATAACGATAAAACCCTTGAGCGAAACATATTCAAGTTTTTCAGCGACCCGAAGAAGCCGATGATCCTTGCCTTGTCCCGCCCGGACGCAAAGAAAAATATTCTCGGCCTTGTGACAGCGTTTGGAGAGACTAAAGGTTTGAGGGATAGGGCGAACCTTTTGCTGGTACTTGGGACGCGTGAGGATATAAGGCTGATGGAAAAATCGCAGAGGGTAATATTCAACGACCTCCTTCTCCTGATCGATTACTACGACCTCTGGGGGTGCGTAGGCATTCCCAAAAACCATGAGCCTGATGATGTGCAGAAAATATACAGGCTTGCCGCCAGAACGAACGGTATCTTTATCAATCCGGCCATCACGGAGCCGTTCGGGTTGACGCTTCTGGAAGCGGCCTCCTCCGGTTTGCCGGTTATCGCCACAAAGAACGGCGGCGCAAAGGAAATAGTCGCAACATGTAAAAACGGAATGCTGATTGATCCGTTCGATACCTCCGATATAGGGAAGGCGATGATGGCTTCGCTCTCCGATAAAAAGAGAAGAGGGAGATGGGTAAAGGCCGGCCTGGTAAACGTGAAAAAACATTACTCCTGGGATGGGCATGTGGAGAAATACCTCCGCCATGTTCAGAGGGCCATAAACGCCAACGAGAGAAAGGTGAGGATCGAAACGACAAACAGCAGGCGGCTTATCACCGCAGACAGGATACTTGTCTGCGATATAGACAACACACTTGTAGGGGACAAACCATCGCTGGATCGCCTTTTGAAAATGCTGAATGAGGAGGAACGCAAGGTTATTTTCGGAGTTGCTACAGGACGAAGCCTCAAGCTGACAATGAGCGTCCTTAAGGAGTGGAACATTCCGGTCCCCAACCTGCTGATAACTTCGGTAGGCAGTGAGATCTACTATGGGCGGAGGCTTGTGAAGGATTCCGGTTACGAGCGCAATATCGCCTACAGGTGGAACCCTGAAGTGATAAGGGAGAAGATGAAAAATCTGCCGGGTATAAAACCGCAAGGGCCGAAGGGGCAGGGGCACTACAAGATAAGCTATTTCATGGATCCGGCAAAGGCTCCCCCTATCTCCGATCTATACATGATGCTGAGAAAGAACAACGCTCACGCGAAACTGGTATTTTCCCATGGCATGTATCTTGACGTGCTTCCGCTTCGCGCATCCAAGGGGCTTGCCATCCGTTACCTTGCGGTAAAATGGGGTCTCTCAGTTGAGAGTATTCTGGTCGCGGGTGATTCCGGCAACGATGAGGATATGCTGTCGGGCAATACGCTCGGCGTTGTTGTGGGGAATCACAGTCCGGAACTGGAAAAGCTCCGGGGCGAGCCGAATATATATTTTGCCAGAGGTGAAAATGCCGAAGGGATAATCGAAGCGATAGATTATTATAATTTCTTCGGGGAGAAGCCTGGCCCATCAATGGAGGATATCAAGAGTGGCTGA
- a CDS encoding S8 family serine peptidase gives MKLKKIAYVVIIASLVLFRPDNQGEAHASGQPDPKVRTKPRPALPRYAQGEVLMKMDPSFKGYYKPSSLPEGAREMKKIDNFGLNRIMLKPGVSVEEAVESYKKLPGVAYAEPNYIYRSLAVTPSDTDFGIQWGLHNAGQVITQVYDPHTNTMIDGKGTADADIDATEAWDISTGSGEIIVAILDSGVSWNHPELIENIWQNPGETENGEDSDRNGYIDDVRGWDFIDTDNDPSDFNEHGTHIAGTLGATTNNGKGVAGVSWNVKIMPIRVLDTIGSGLTSSLVAAVNYAIDHGAKIINLSLGGPDMSQAFLDALERAQGAGILIVVACGNGDLDGIGDNNDIYPIYPASYDLDNIVSVAASDYNDNLTVFSNYGAKSVDIAAPGQYIYSTFPARKTVFADDFSTLADWTHGGVKDLWGLTSYLYYSPPSALTDSPNPEPYSEETGLYENSTDSWVRSKTFSLEGEIGCQLSYIFAGSLEPNKDFMQTEISSDGGLNWRPFTEAEGAGIFTGLMPEAVVMVHDLSAFENKPTIAIRFHLITDATGQDRGVLIDDVQVSCHSTTYAGDEYGFLEGTSMAAPFVSGVALLMMSNN, from the coding sequence TTGAAGTTAAAAAAAATTGCATATGTCGTTATTATTGCGTCATTAGTCCTGTTTCGGCCCGACAATCAAGGGGAAGCGCACGCTTCCGGACAGCCTGATCCAAAAGTCAGGACAAAACCGCGCCCCGCTCTCCCAAGATATGCCCAGGGGGAAGTGCTGATGAAGATGGATCCATCTTTCAAAGGATATTACAAACCCTCCTCCCTCCCCGAAGGGGCGAGAGAGATGAAGAAGATAGATAATTTCGGCCTGAACAGAATAATGCTGAAACCGGGTGTGTCCGTTGAGGAGGCGGTTGAATCGTACAAGAAACTGCCGGGCGTGGCGTATGCAGAGCCGAATTATATTTACAGATCGCTTGCCGTAACTCCAAGCGATACCGATTTCGGGATCCAGTGGGGATTGCATAACGCAGGGCAGGTGATTACGCAGGTCTACGACCCGCATACCAATACGATGATAGACGGCAAGGGGACCGCCGACGCCGACATAGACGCGACGGAGGCGTGGGATATTTCAACAGGTTCCGGAGAAATAATCGTTGCGATTCTCGATTCCGGCGTCTCATGGAACCATCCGGAACTTATCGAAAACATCTGGCAGAATCCGGGCGAAACGGAGAATGGAGAGGACAGCGACAGGAACGGATATATCGATGACGTGAGGGGGTGGGACTTCATAGATACCGACAACGATCCATCGGACTTCAACGAGCATGGCACACATATAGCCGGTACGCTCGGAGCGACAACCAATAATGGTAAAGGTGTAGCCGGAGTAAGCTGGAACGTGAAGATAATGCCTATCAGGGTGCTCGATACGATCGGTTCAGGTTTGACGTCCAGCCTCGTGGCGGCGGTCAATTACGCCATTGATCACGGCGCTAAGATAATCAACCTGAGTCTCGGCGGGCCGGATATGAGCCAGGCGTTTTTAGACGCCCTCGAAAGGGCGCAGGGTGCCGGCATACTCATCGTTGTCGCGTGCGGGAACGGCGACCTCGACGGGATAGGGGACAACAATGACATCTACCCGATATATCCCGCAAGCTATGATCTCGATAATATAGTTTCAGTAGCCGCTTCCGACTACAACGACAACTTGACCGTTTTTTCCAATTACGGCGCGAAGTCGGTAGATATTGCCGCTCCCGGACAATACATTTATTCTACCTTCCCCGCGAGAAAGACGGTCTTTGCCGATGATTTTTCCACGCTGGCAGATTGGACCCACGGCGGAGTGAAAGATCTGTGGGGTCTCACCAGCTACCTGTATTACAGCCCTCCGAGCGCGCTTACCGACAGTCCGAATCCAGAGCCTTATTCGGAAGAAACCGGATTGTACGAGAACAGTACCGATTCATGGGTTAGATCCAAAACATTCAGTCTTGAGGGGGAGATTGGATGTCAGCTTTCCTATATATTTGCCGGGAGCCTTGAACCGAATAAGGATTTCATGCAGACGGAAATTTCAAGCGACGGCGGCCTGAATTGGCGCCCCTTCACGGAAGCTGAGGGGGCTGGGATCTTTACAGGGCTTATGCCAGAAGCAGTCGTGATGGTACACGACCTTAGCGCCTTTGAGAACAAACCGACCATTGCAATCCGA
- a CDS encoding U32 family peptidase, whose product MKNNGNMKRKAELVSPAGSLEKLELAYRMGADACYIGSTAFSMRTRQNHVGKRHIAEAKEIARSYGKKLYVCINTFPHNGMLKGLGKHIEFLNDLQPDAIVFADPSVLEIIRDIGCEIPLHLSVQTSTANYLSVKFWQRLGIKRVILARELSLKEIIEIKNEVPGMEFEAFVHGSVCMAYSGRCFLSSVFSGRDANNGMCAHNCRDSFDVISATVKNADYGEQEMVIEEDIHGSHIISSRDMCLLPHLDKLMQAGIDAFKIEGRNKSEYYVAVATRTYRRAIDNASEGKPYEPELMEEISKTSNRGFFSGFYFPELEEPGEVGNSPEIRSDSIGYFAAAIRSVSENSIAVDVKGKIVIGDELRLLTEKYGDEKIVCVNEITNHRGEPAKEVSSGVTATLLLDILPEKSWEGLLLQKTGVPVRK is encoded by the coding sequence ATGAAAAATAACGGCAATATGAAAAGAAAAGCTGAACTTGTTTCTCCGGCGGGGAGCCTGGAAAAACTGGAGCTGGCCTACCGCATGGGGGCCGATGCCTGCTATATCGGAAGCACCGCCTTCTCCATGCGCACCCGGCAAAACCATGTCGGCAAACGCCACATAGCGGAAGCAAAGGAGATAGCAAGATCGTACGGAAAAAAACTGTATGTCTGCATAAACACCTTCCCGCACAACGGAATGCTCAAGGGACTCGGAAAACATATCGAGTTCCTAAACGATCTCCAGCCAGACGCGATAGTCTTTGCCGACCCCTCCGTCCTTGAGATCATAAGGGATATCGGATGCGAGATCCCGCTACACCTTTCGGTGCAGACCTCCACCGCCAACTATCTTTCCGTAAAGTTCTGGCAAAGACTTGGCATCAAGCGGGTCATTCTCGCTCGCGAACTTTCATTGAAGGAGATCATTGAAATAAAGAACGAGGTTCCCGGCATGGAATTCGAAGCATTCGTGCACGGCTCGGTATGCATGGCCTATTCTGGGCGGTGTTTCCTGTCATCGGTTTTTTCCGGACGCGACGCGAACAACGGCATGTGCGCCCATAACTGCCGGGACAGTTTCGATGTCATCTCCGCCACGGTGAAAAATGCCGATTACGGCGAACAGGAGATGGTCATAGAGGAAGATATACATGGAAGCCACATCATTTCATCACGCGACATGTGCCTGCTTCCACACCTCGACAAACTGATGCAGGCCGGAATAGACGCCTTCAAGATCGAGGGGAGAAACAAATCCGAATATTATGTCGCAGTCGCAACGCGCACCTACCGCCGGGCGATAGACAACGCTTCTGAAGGGAAACCATACGAACCTGAACTTATGGAGGAGATATCCAAGACTTCGAACCGCGGATTTTTCTCCGGTTTCTATTTCCCTGAGCTGGAGGAACCGGGAGAGGTGGGGAATTCGCCAGAGATAAGGAGCGACTCCATCGGATATTTCGCCGCGGCTATCAGGAGTGTAAGCGAAAACAGCATCGCGGTCGACGTAAAAGGGAAGATAGTAATAGGGGACGAGCTGAGGCTCCTTACAGAAAAGTACGGGGATGAGAAGATTGTCTGCGTAAATGAAATTACGAACCACAGAGGGGAACCTGCAAAAGAGGTCTCCAGCGGTGTAACAGCAACGCTTCTGCTCGATATCCTTCCTGAAAAGTCATGGGAGGGGCTTCTTCTTCAGAAAACCGGTGTACCTGTCCGAAAATAA